One stretch of Pseudomonas azotoformans DNA includes these proteins:
- the pstA gene encoding phosphate ABC transporter permease PstA, producing MTDLSTPMTAMPSLQRRFEGRALRSLVLTTLVWFGALLASVPLISVLYMLITRGGARLSLEVFTELPPTGFETGGGFGNAMAGTFVMVGIAAAIAVPVGILAAIFLAELGPDSKLANASRFAAKMLTGLPSILAGVFAYALVVMTTGTYSAPAGGVALAVLMLPIVVLTAEESMKMVPKIMKDAAYGMGCTRSQVIWKIVLPTGMPAILTGVMLAVARAAGETAPLLFTALFSNYWIYHDGSLAVMNPTASLAVLIYNFSGMPFDNQLELAWAASLVLVMIVLVVNIVSRIFGKPKY from the coding sequence TGACCACCCTGGTGTGGTTTGGCGCGCTGCTGGCCAGCGTGCCGCTGATTTCCGTGCTCTACATGCTGATCACCCGTGGCGGTGCGCGCCTGAGCCTGGAGGTGTTCACCGAACTGCCACCTACCGGTTTCGAGACTGGAGGCGGTTTTGGTAATGCCATGGCCGGTACCTTCGTGATGGTCGGTATTGCCGCCGCCATCGCGGTGCCGGTCGGCATCCTGGCGGCGATTTTCCTCGCGGAATTGGGGCCGGACAGCAAGCTGGCGAACGCCTCGCGCTTTGCCGCCAAGATGCTCACCGGCTTGCCATCGATCCTGGCGGGCGTGTTCGCCTACGCCCTGGTGGTGATGACCACCGGCACATACTCGGCCCCGGCCGGTGGCGTGGCATTGGCCGTGCTGATGCTGCCGATCGTGGTGCTGACGGCGGAAGAGTCGATGAAGATGGTGCCCAAGATCATGAAGGACGCCGCCTACGGCATGGGCTGCACCCGCTCGCAGGTGATCTGGAAAATCGTCTTGCCCACCGGCATGCCCGCGATCCTCACAGGCGTCATGCTCGCCGTGGCCCGCGCCGCCGGCGAAACCGCGCCGCTGTTGTTCACCGCGCTGTTCAGCAACTACTGGATCTACCACGACGGCAGCCTGGCGGTGATGAATCCGACGGCGTCCTTGGCCGTGCTGATCTACAACTTCTCCGGCATGCCGTTCGACAACCAGCTGGAGCTCGCCTGGGCGGCTTCGTTGGTGCTGGTGATGATCGTGCTGGTCGTGAATATCGTGAGCCGTATTTTCGGCAAGCCCAAGTACTAA